The genomic region CGTTAAACACTGCCTCGATCTGGAACAGCCGGGTGATATTTACAACTCGATGGAAGGCCAGCGCGTGGTCGTGCTTGGCGGCGGCGATACGGCGATGGACTGCAACCGAACCAGCATCCGCCAGAACGCAACGTCCGTTGTTTGCGCGTACCGCCGCGACGAAGAAAACATGCCCGGTTCCAAGCGCGAAGTCACTAATGCCAGGGAAGAAGGCGTGCAGTTCCTGTGGAACCGCCAGCCTGTAGAAATCATCGGCAACGGCAAAGTCGAAGGCGTAAAACTGGTTACCACTGAGCTTGGCGCGCCTGACGCACGCGGCCGCCGTACACCGGTAGTGGTAGCAGGTTCGGAAGAAATCATCCCGGCCGATCGCGTCATTATCGCATTCGGCTTCCGTCCGAGTCCGGCTCCCTGGTTTGCCGACATAGGCGTGACCACGGATCAGGGTGGCCGCGTCATTGCCAAAGGCAGCCAGCATAAATTTCAGACCGCCAATCCCAAAGTGTTTGCCGGTGGCGACATGGTGCGCGGTTCCGATCTGGTAGTAACGGCAGTGTTTGAGGGCCGTGAGGCCGCTGAAGGCATACTGGCCTATCTGGGTGTGTGGTAGACCGGACATTATGGCTTGCCGGGGTAAGCAGCCGCTTACCCCATTTCCAATTACTTGCACTCGATAACAATGTCAAAACTCAGAAATGATACCTTCCTGCGCGCGCTAATGCGCCAACCCACTGAATATACGCCGGTCTGGATGATGCGCCAGGCAGGTCGGTATTTGCCCGAATACAATCAGACGCGCGCCCGCGCGGGCGATTTTCTGTCGCTGTGCAAAAATCCGGATCTCGCTACCGAGGTCACATTACAGCCTTTGGCACGTTTTCCACTGGATGCCGCCATTCTTTTCTCGGATATCCTGACCATTCCCGATGCAATGGGTCTGGGCCTTTATTTCGCCCAGGGCGAAGGCCCGAAATTCGAGCGGCCGTTACGAGAAGAATGGGAAATACGCGCACTCACAGCCCCTGATCCGCATGAGCATCTGGGTTATGTCATTGATGCCGTCAGCCAGATCCGGCATGCGCTGGACAATAGCGTGCCGCTGATCGGTTTTTCCGGCAGCCCGTTTACCCTGGCCTGCTACATGGTGGAGGGAGAAGGCGGCACCGATTTTTCCACAATCAAGAAAATGCTGTATCAGCGCCCGGATTTACTGCATCACATTCTCGCCACCAACGCATGCGCAGTGACGGATTATCTCAATGCACAGATCGAAGCGGGCGCACAGGCCGTCATGATCTTTGACACCTGGGGCGGCGCGCTGTCTCATGCGGCGTACCACGAATTCTCATTGCAATACATGCAGCAGATTATTGCCGGCCTCACACGTAAGCACGAAGGCGCCGATGTGCCTGTCGTGCTCTTTACCAAAGGCGGCGGCAACTGGTTGGAAAGCATGGCTGCGACCGGCTGCGATGCGCTGGGACTGGACTGGAGCATCGATATCGGGCAAGCGCGCCAGCGCGTCGGCGATCGCGTTGCACTGCAAGGCAACCTGGACCCCGCCATCCTGCTAACCGACCCTGACACCGTACGCAATGAAGTAGCCAAGGTTCTGGCAAGTTATGGTCAGGGCCACGGCCATGTCTTCAATCTGGGTCATGGCATATCCCAGTTTGCGCCGCCTGAAAATGCAGCCGCATTGGTAGAAGCGGTGCATAACCTCAGTCCTGCCTATCATCGCTAACATCCCGCTGGCGGATTCGGCCCTGAATCTGCCGGCCTTCCCTGCTCATCGCCCCGAATCAATTTTTTGGTGCATGATCACCCGAGAAAATCCCGCATCAGAACGCCCATAGTTAGCTTGCTTTGTTATGGTGAATTCTAAGATAGCCAGCTAATCCATTCATCCAGCAAGGCTTTTTTCTTATCCACATAAGCTGTGGATAACTTTGTGGGTAAAACGAAAATAAAACGCTAAACCCGCTAACCGTAAAGACTTTTGCTAATTCGATTAAAAAATTCGCAACAAAATAGTAACAATAAATTCAATGGGTTATGTTTTGCTGATGGAACTTGAATTAGGCCATCAAAAAATTCTATATGGCGCACCCTCATTGTGCATAAGTAAAGCTTAATATTGCTTAAAACCGCCCAAAACGGTGCAGACCCTGCTCGGTCAGTATGGCATTGAGCGGGATGTCCCAAGGATCGTGCGGCAGTTTACCGGCAACATGCTGGCAGGCAAAAGCGACGCCGACCAGATAAGGGCGTCGCCAGCGTTGCCGCTGCAGCAGGAACGCCAGACTGGCATCGTAATACCCGCCCCCCATGCCGATACGGTAACCGAAATCGTCATAACCTACCAGCGGCATGAACACCAGATCCAGATGCTGGGCTCGCACTGTCTTGCGTCCATGGTTTTCAGCGATGCCAAAGCGGTTATAGGTCCAGCGGTTACCGGCTTCCAGCCGGTTAAACCAGAGCTTCTTGCCGCGACCGAACGGCAACATCGGCAAATAGGTCTGTTTGCCCAGGCTCAGCACACGATTCAGCAATGGCAAGGTATTGATTTCAGCACCGTGCGGCAGATAGGCGCCGACATGCTGGTAGCGCCGCAACAAGCCGGCACGCAATGCATGCCGTACAATCTGCCGCGCCGCCTGCGTCCGCTGGCTAGCGCTTAGCGCACGGCGGCGGCGTTGCAACTGGCTGCGTAACTGGGTTTTATCCATATGCACATTTCTCGGCATCAACTGTATTGCTTTAAAAATTGGGTTTTACACAAACATGAGCCGACAAGATATTTTATCGTGCCTTGATACGCGAAAGATTGGGAGTTGCACAAGAATCCGCCTGGGTGGGAGGGTGCCCCCCGCCAATGCCGTCAGACCGCTATCTTGAACCTAGGGTTCAAGGGGTCACAGCGCAAGCGCATCAGGCACATTAACGGGTAACGCGCACACCAGCACTCATCTATAGCTGCAACCTTGGCAAATTTATTGGTTCAAAGAATTCGCAGTCTAGGCGCACACCGCAGGGAGCATAGCGGAGAGGTCAGGAGGATAGTGAATCGGGCGTATCGAACAAAGTTTCCTGCGGCCGCAACGCTTCATCTATCATCGCTTCCATGGTTTCGATTTTACGCTCCAGCGCACTGATGTCAACGCCATTTTGTTTGGGGCGATTTTGCAGCTCGAAGGCGATATTCAGTGCCGCCATCACCGCGATACGCTCGACGCCGATAACCTTGCCCTGTTCGCGGATCTCGCGCATTTTCTGATCCAGATACTGCGCGGCTGCCTGCAATGCTTCCTGTTCGGATTCCGGACATGCGACACGAAATTCGCGTCCGAGAATATTGATATCCATGCTCTTGCTATCACGGCTCATAATTCGGCCCCGGGAATCTTGGATAACAGCGATTCCATGCGCGTGCGTGCGTAAATTACCCGCTCGCTGAGCTGCTTGTTATGATCGTTGGCCACCGCAAGCTGCTGGCGCAATTTTTGATTCTCGGCACGCAAACTCTGGCACAATTCCAGCATTTGGCGTAATTTGATATCGAGCGAATTTAATTGAGATTCCATAGCTGTACTATAATTGGAAAAAATCAGCCGAGTCAATGACTCATCGCCATTATTTGAAGGTAAATGCTAAGTATATGGATAATATCAGTCAATTTGTAGATCCGAACGCGAATTTCGATGAAAACAATCCGCTGCGCGAAGACGCCGTGCATTACACCGCTATCAATGCCCGCGGCAAGACGTGTGAGCTGGTTGATAACACAGGAGAAGATCTCGACCCAGCTGAGTGCCGGGATATCCTCAACGGCTTGCTGGAAAACGACATATTCGGTTTCCGCACCCTGTCTGCCAATGGCGGTGACACCATCAGCCTGGATCGACGCGAGTCCACCCATGTGCAAGTCGGCGACGACCTGTACCGTCTCGTCGTATTCCGTTATCAGGCTCGCATCGAGTTGTTTTAATGGCCTATCTGCTCGACTACATCAAATCGCGCTGGGCGCCCAAAGGCAGTGTCGTCACTGCCGGTGTACCGCCCGAGCAGCGGGTGGATCAGGTACCGGTCACCCCTGATCTCATCGCGCGCCATCTGGCAGGTGCGCCATCGTTGCCGCAAAACGATGCGGCGCGAACCATGCTCTACGCCGCCTTGTCCGACCCTCTGTTTATCCAGATTGGCCCGCGCCCGCTGGCTCAACAGCTTATCGCCCGCGGACTGGATGCCGAACTGGAAACGCTGGTCAAATGGCTTACCGTCCTCACGCTGGAAGTTACCCGGGAAATGTACATCAATGCAGCCCGCCATCGCGAGGGCGCCGTAGGTATCCGCTTGTTTCCGGTTGCCACCCAGCCGCAAGCAGATATTGCCGCGCTGTGCAGCGCCGACTCGTACGGACTGGGTGCCGGCATATACCCGTTCGATGCCGTGCCTGCCAATCCCACTCCAGGCCAGACTTGCGGGTTCTATGTTCGTGTCGTGCTCGAAGATTAGCCGTATCGGTTCAATTTCGCTATAATTCGCGCACTTTGTCAGGTGCTGTACGCGTCAAAAGCGCACAGTTAAACGGGAAACTGGTACAAAGCCAGTGCTGCCCCCGCAACGGTAAGCAAGTGTGGGCGCGTCATCAAGCCACTGTGTTATCACAACATGGGAAGGCGGCGCGTCAAATCTTGCGAGCCCGGATACCGGCCTGATAATGAACCGAAACATTGCGGGGAGGCAATGATGACGTGCATCCTCACCGCGCCAGCCGCATGAAGACTCACTGACTGATTTAACTCTCCCGCTGTTTCATTTATCCACCGCAAGCGGGGAGCTTGCGTTTATTTCAGGAATCAACATGCAATCACGTTACACCCTGAGCGCTATTGCGCTCGCCGTCACCACTTATGCCCACGCCGACACCCCAGCTATGTACTGGATGATGTCATCGTCACTGCGACGCGCACGCCCATCACCGTACAACAGGCCACCAGTGACATCACTGTCATTAGCCAGGAACAAATCCGCAACGCCGGTCAATCAACCCTGGTTGAATTGCTGCAAGCGCAAACCGGTTTGGAGCTTTCGCAAAACGGTGGCGCCGGAACCAGCTCCAGCATCTATATCCGTGGCGCAAACGCAGCGCACACCCTGGTATTGATAGACGGTATTCGCGCAGGCTCCGTTACCCTCGGCACAACTCCATTGGAAACGGTTGCGCTGGATCAGATCGACCATATAGAAATTTTGCGTGGCCCTGCCAGCAGTTTATATGGCTCGGACGCGATAGGCGGCGTCATCCAGATTTTCACCAAAAAAGGCCAGGGTGCGCCTAAACTCAATGCCGCAGTGGGTTTGGGTAGCTACGGACGCAATCAGGCGCGCGTGGGCTACAATGGACAAGTCGGCGATACCCGTTTCAGTATGGGAGCAGGCTATGATAAAACCAATGGCGGCTTCTCGACACTACGTCCGGGCAGTTATGGCTACAACCCTGATAATGACGGCGACACAAAATACAGCGCGCATTTCAATCTCGATCAGGCCATCAACGCACAGAACAATATCGGTTTAATCACTTTATACAATCGCGACCGCGTTGAATACGATGCCAATGCAACTGCTTATGATGATGCCATCAATCAGGTTAATTCGGTATCCGGCTACTGGAAAAGCCAGTTCAATCCGATTTGGCAAAGCCGTGTTGTGGTGGGGCGAGGCGAAAACCTCAGCACCAGCTTCAAGAACAACAATGCTATCAATCACTACAATAGCAGCCAAACCCAATATCAATGGCAAAACGATTTCAAATTACCAGTGGGCTCACTCACCGCGATTGCCGAACGCAACGAGCAACAGGTCAATTCCAGCCAGACTTATACGCTGTACCACCGCAACATTGATGCCCTGCAACTCGCTTATCAGGCAAACATAGCTGCACACAGCATACAAGCGTCGATACGCCGCGATGATTATAGCGATTTGGGCGGCCACACCACGGGTACATTGGGTTACGGCTACGCCATCAATCCGAACTGGCGCGCCAGGGCATCTTATGGCACGGCATTCCATGCGCCGTCATTCAACGACATGTATTACCCCAATATCGGCTGGTACACGGGCAATCCCAATCTGCGCCCGGAACAATCGCGCCAGGCTGAATTGGGGCTACGCTACCAGGCCGGCATCAATCAATTTGGCATTACTGCATTCGAAAACCGGGTAAAAGACTTAATCATCTACGACAGCTCGGTTTACCCAAGCACCATGTCCAATATCAATACCGCAAAAATTCGCGGCATTGAGCTCTCCGGCGCTACCGAACTGGCCGGTGTACAGGTCAAAACAAACTACACCTGGCAAAACCCGGAAGACGGGACTACCGGAAATTTATTAGCGCGCCGTGCTCGTCAGCATGGCACTATCGATTTGGCTAAATCGGTGGGTGACTGGACATTCGGCGCACAAGCCATTGCATCAAGCATGCGTTACAACGATGCGGCCAACACCACCCGCCTGGGCGGCTATACCCTGGTCAATCTGCGTACCACTTACCAGGTCAACAAGGAATGGCGCGCCATTGCCAAATTAAACAATGCTTTCAACAAAGACTACCAAACCGTCAGTGGCTACAACACCCCGGGCGCAAATATTTTTGTTGGTTTAGAATGGCAACAGAAATAAGTTGATCCAGGGTTCCGGGTGGCAATGACACGCCACCCGGCCCTTTAACCACCAGGAGTCCATCATGCACCTCACTCACCGCCAGCAAATCAACATCGGCCTCATCCTCACACTCATCATGGCGCTCACACGCAGCCATCACTGGGCGACATTACATGCGTTACCCGATGCTTCCTGGGCGATTTTCTTTCTGGTAGGCGTGTATCTGCGGCCATTATGGATAGCGCCGGGTTTGATTGCAGCGGCAATGCTGATTGATTACATCGCCATTACCCAATTCGGCGTATCCGGTTTTTGTGTCTCCCCCGCTTACTGGCTACTGATACCGGCTTATGGCGCTCTGTTCATTGCGGGACGTGTGTACGCGCAACACTACAGCATGAGCCTGGCCACGCTGCCATGGCTGGCAGGCACGGCGTTAGTCGGTACGGTAACGGCTGAGCTGCTCTCCAGCGGCGGCTTTTATTTCTTCTCCGGGCGCTTCGCTGATCCTTCGCTGGCTGGATTCGTGCCGCGTTTCTTCGAATATTTCCCCACCATGCTGTCATCATTCACTCTGTATCTTGGCCTCGCGGCGATCATACATTTGCTGCTAGCCCCTCTACAGGAAAACACCGCAGCATGAGCCTGACTCCGGAACAAATCGCCGAAAAAAATGCCCGCCACGCTGCCCGCATGGTACGCAAAAAAGCGGTGATAGATGCCTCTATCGCCCGTGCCACGGAAGACCGCGGTTTGCTCATCGTCATCACCGGCAATGGCAAAGGCAAAAGCACCTCGGCTTTCGGCACCATGGCCCGTGCGCTTGGCTACGGCATGAAAGTCGGCGTTTGCCAGTTTATCAAAAGCCGTACCGACACCGGCGAAGAGGCTTTCTTCGGCAAGAATCCCAATGTTGAATGGCATGTTCTGGGCGATGGCTTTACCTGGGAAACCCAAAACCGCGAACAGGATATCGCTACTGCGGAACGCGGCTGGGCAGTTGCCACGCGCATGTTGAACGACCCCGGCTACCAGCTCGTGGTGCTCGACGAACTCACCTATTTGCTCAAGTACGACTATCTGGACAGTGACATGGTGCTGGATACCCTCGCTAACCGCCCCGACATGCAGCACGTCATCGTCACCGGACGCGGCGCACCGGACGCGCTCAATGAACTGGCCGATACCGTCTCCATCATCGCCGATGAAAAACATGCCTACCGTGCCGGGGTCAAAGCACAACGGGGTATCGATTTGTGAGTGCCGCTACTTGCCCCGCATTATTCATTGCCGCACCAGCATCCAATCAGGGCAAAACCACGGTTACTGCCGGCCTGGCGCGCTACCACCGTAATCTGGGACGAACTGTGCGCGTGTTCAAAACCGGGCCGGATTTTCTCGACCCGATGATACTGGCACGCGCCTCCGGTCACCCCGTTTACCAGCTTGATTTATTCATGGGCGGCGAGGCGCACTGCCGCCAGTTGCTCTGGCAAGCTGCGCAAACTGCCGATTTAATCCTGATTGAAGGTGTCATGGGCTTGTTCGACGGCGCGCCCTCATCGGCCGATTTGGCCGTGACATTCGGCATTCCGGTGTTGGCTGTCATCGATGCAGGGGCAATGGCACAAACCTTTGGCGCAATGGCGCACGGCTTGGCAAGCTACCGCACTGATTTGCCGTTTGCGGGTGTATTGGCGAACCGGGTTGCCAGCGCCGGCCACGCACACATGTTGCAAAATAGTGTGCGACAAGGCACCCGTTACTACGGCGCATTATTTCGCGATGATGCAATCACGCTGCCCGAACGTCACCTGGGTCTGGTGCAAGCCAACGAAATCGCTGATCTCGAAATCCGGCTTGATACCCTCGCCACCAAATTTGCCGATACTGAACTGGCGCAATTGCCACCTGCCGTCACATTTACCGAACCGCCTGCCGCACCGGCTACCCCTGTATTACTCAGCGGCGTGCGTATTGCGGTTGCACGTGACGATGCATTTGCTTTCATTTATCCCGCCAACCTCGACGTATTGCGCGAACTGGGTGCCACGGTCGAATTTTTTTCCCCGCTGACGGACAGTTCTTTACCAGATGCTGATGCGCTCTACTTGCCAGGCGGCTATCCTGAGCTACACCTGGATGCTTTGCAAAACAATACCGCCATGGGTGACGCAATCCGCCGGCATCATGCCGCGGGCAAACCCATCGTCGCCGAATGCGGCGGCATGCTGGCATTACTGGACAGTCTCAGCGACAAGCACGGCAAGCAGGCTTCCATGTTCGGGCTGCTGACAGGTGATGCGGTGATGCAGCCCCGCCTGACTGCACTGGCGTTGCAAAGCGTCGACCTGCCAGAAGGTACATTGCGGGGCCACACCTACCATCACTCGCGCCTGACTACTACGCTGACTCCGCTTGCCAAGGGTCTCTGTCCAAATGGCTACGCTACCTCTGAGGCTGTTTACCGGGTGGGACGGTTAACAGCCAGTTATATCCACACATATTTTCCCAGCAACCCACCGGCCATTGCTGCACTTTTTACGCCGTGAGCACGAACAAATTCAGCCAGGCTGAGTGTGATGCCGTATACCGCGTTATTCGCGAGCGGCGCGATATGCGTCATTTTCTGCCTGACCCGATCGATACCGACACCCTGCACCGCCTGCTTGCAGCCGCGCATCAGGCACCCAACGTCGGCCTGATGCAGCCCTGGCGTTTTATTCGCATTACCCAGCCGGTACTGCGTCGCAGCATCCATGCACTGGCCGAAACCGAACGTATGCGCACAGCCGAAGCACTCGGCGAACGCCACAATGAATTCATGCGCCTCAAGGTAGAAGGTATCCTCGATTGCGGCGAACTGCTGGTCGCCGCGCTGATGGATGGCCGCGAGCGTTATGTATTCGGCCGTCGCACCCTGCCGGAAATGGATCTGGCCTCAGTCGCCTGCGCGATACAAAATATGTGGCTAGCCGCAAGGGCAGAGGGATTGGGTTTGGGCTGGGTATCCCTGTTCGACCCTGATGCGCTGGCGCAATTGCTGACCATACCTGCAGGAGGAAAACCGGTTGCCATTTTGTGCCTGGGCCATGTCGCAGAATTTTATCCCGCCCCCATGCTGGAACTGGAAGGCTGGGACACACGTCGCGCGCTGGACAATATGCTGTTTGAAAACAATTGGGGAAACAAAACCCCATGACCGGCGACTGGCTGATGCCGCTAGGCGTACTGCTGGATGTTTTGCTGGGTGAGACGCGCCACTGGCACCCGCTGGTCGGCTTTGGCCGACTGGCGAATCACCTGGAATCGCGACTGAACCGGCAACAGCCACTGTTTTTCAATCGTCTGCTGGGTATTCTGGCACTGATGCTGGTAGTTATACCCTGGGTGTATCTGGCATATCTCCTGGCGGGGGTCCCCCTTTACGGCAACCTGTTCAGCGTGCTGATTCTCTATTTCACCCTGGGTTTGCACAGCCTGGCCGCACACACCCGCCCCATTGCCACCGCGCTAAGCGCTCATGATGTGCCCACAGCTCGCGAGCAATTGGCCCGTGTTGTCAGCCGCGACACCACCACGCTGGATGAAACCGGTATTGCCAAAGCAGCGGTTGAAACCGTGCTGGAAAACGGCAACGATGCAGTGTTTGCCGCCCTATTCTGGTTTGCCCTCGCCGGTGCGCCCGGTGCGCTGGCGTATCGGCTGGTCAACACGCTGGATGCCATGTGGGGCTACAAAACCCCGCGTTTTTACGCCTTTGGCTGGGCCGCCGCGCGGCTGGATGATGCGCTGAACTACCTGCCCGCCCGCTTGACGGCGCTGACGTACGCCCTGTTCGGCAAAACACGGCAAGCCCTTTCCTGCTGGCGCAAGCAAGCCCCGCAATGGGACAGTCCTAACGCTGGTCCGGTCATGGCAGCCGGAGCCGGGGCTTTGGGTGTGCAATTAGGCGGCGTAGCGGTCTATCACGGACAAGAAGAAATTCGCCCTCAACTCGGTGCCGGGCCAGCGCCTGTAGCAGCCGACATTGATCGTGCACTAACACTGATACACAAAGGGGTATGGCTTTGGCTGGTACTCCATGCGGCAATGGGGCTGTGGCATGCTTGAGCATGGCGGCCGCCTGCGCCTTGCCGCGAGCGAGTGGGGCATCGCCGTGGAAAGCTGGCTGGATTTATCCACCGGCATTAATCCCGATAGCTGGCCTGTGCCTCCGATCCCACCCCATCTCTGGCAGCGCCTGCCAGAAGACGACGATGGCCTATTAGTCGCCGCGCAACACTATTACCAAGCCCCCCATATTTTGCCCGTGGCCGGCTCGCAAGCGGCATTGCAGGCCTTGCCGGCACTGCGCGCCCCTGGCCGGGTGGGCATGTTTTTCCCAAGCTATGCCGAGCATGCACACGCGTGGGAAAAAGCCGGCCATACTGTCGTCCCCCTGACAGCCGATGCCATGCAACTGGACGACATCGACGTATTGCTGCTTATCCATCCAAACAACCCGACCGGAACCCGTTATGACAGCGCCCAGTTACTCGACTGGCACAGTCAGCTAGCCGCCCGTGGTGGCTGGCTGGTCGCGGATGAAGCCTACATCGACGTCGATCCCATGCACAGCCTGACACCTTACACTAATCGCAGCGGGCTTATCGTCATGCGCTCGCTGGGCAAGTTTTTTGGGCTGGCGGGTGCACGCGTCGGCTTTGTCATGGCGCAGGCCGAGTTATTGCAGCGTCTGCAAGCCGAGCTTGGTCCGTGGACCATTGCCCACCCCGCACGCTGGCTTGCCATACAGGCTTTGCAAGATAGCGCCTGGCAGGCATACAGCCGGGCTCAGCTTGGGCAATCAACGGAACGACTGGCTGGCCTGCTACAACAGCATAAACTCGCCGTGCACGGCCGCACAGCGTTATTTCACTGGCTCATTACCCCGCATGCCGCTCGGTTATACCAGCATCTCGCACAATGCGGCATATTGACGCGCCTTTTTACCGAACCCGTCAGCCTGCGTATTGGCCTGCCCGGTACAGAGGCTGACTGGCAGCGTCTGGAACAAGGATTAAGCACATGGCAACGCTAATGGTGCAAGGCACCACCTCCGACGCCGGCAAGAGCACACTGGTAACAGCGCTATGCCGCTGGCTGATGCGCCAGAACGTAGCCGTCGCCCCGTTCAAGCCGCAAAATATGGCCTTGAACAGCGCCGTAACCGCAGACGGCGGCGAGATCGGCCGCGCACAGGCCGCGCAAGCCCGCGCCTGTGGCCTGTTCCCGCATACCGACATGAACCCCGTGCTGCTCAAACCCAATTCAGATACCGGCGCGCAGGTCATCATTCACGGCCACAGCATCGGCAACATGGAAGCACTGGATTATCATGCCTACAAAGGCACCGCGCGCGCTGCGGTACTGGCTTCGTACCAGCGCCTGAACGCCCAATATCAGGCCGTTATCGTGGAAGGTGCCGGCAGCCCCGCTGAAATCAACCTGCGCGAAGGCGACATTGCCAACATGGGCTTTGCCGAAGCCGTGGATTGCCCGGTGATCCTGATTGCCGACATCGACCGCGGCGGCGTGTTCGCCCATCTGGTCGGCACGCTGGCATTGCTGTCCGCATCGGAACAGGCGCGCGTCAAAGGTTTTGTTATCAATCGTTTCCGTGGCGATTTGAGTTTATTGCAGCCCGGTCTGGACTGGCTGGAAGCCAAAACCGGCAAACCGATATTCGGCGTGTTGCCGTATTTGCCCGGCCTGAATCTGGAGGCGGAAGACGCACTGCCACACAAAGCCGAGCAGCCGCAGGGACAATTCAACATCATCGTCCCCGCCCTGCCGCACATCAGCAATCACACCGATTTTGATGCATTGCGCCTCAACCCATACGTCAATCTGCAATTCATTGCGCCCAACAGTTCACCCTCGCCCGCCGACCTCATCATCCTGCCCGGCTCAAAGTCCGTGCGCACCGATATCGCCTGGCTCAAACAAAAAGGCTGGGACAGCGCCATCGCCAGACACCTGCGCTACGGCGGCAAACTCATCGGCATCTGCGGCGGCCTGCAAATGCTGGGCACAGCCATCCACGACCCGCTGGGCATAGAAGGAGAAGCTGGCAGCAGCGCCGGACTGGGTCTGCTGGAACTGGAAACTACACTGGCGGCGAGCAAGCAGTTACGCAATGTCAGCGGCATCCTCAGCCTCAAC from Sulfuriferula sp. AH1 harbors:
- a CDS encoding cobyric acid synthase translates to MATLMVQGTTSDAGKSTLVTALCRWLMRQNVAVAPFKPQNMALNSAVTADGGEIGRAQAAQARACGLFPHTDMNPVLLKPNSDTGAQVIIHGHSIGNMEALDYHAYKGTARAAVLASYQRLNAQYQAVIVEGAGSPAEINLREGDIANMGFAEAVDCPVILIADIDRGGVFAHLVGTLALLSASEQARVKGFVINRFRGDLSLLQPGLDWLEAKTGKPIFGVLPYLPGLNLEAEDALPHKAEQPQGQFNIIVPALPHISNHTDFDALRLNPYVNLQFIAPNSSPSPADLIILPGSKSVRTDIAWLKQKGWDSAIARHLRYGGKLIGICGGLQMLGTAIHDPLGIEGEAGSSAGLGLLELETTLAASKQLRNVSGILSLNHAAIAGYEIHAGISQGAALQHPAAWLDGNRPDGAISPDRQILATYVHGIFDIPASCDALLAWAGLHQAHSPDLDALYEASLDRLADNVEQHLDTSKLKAMLNL
- the cobD gene encoding threonine-phosphate decarboxylase CobD, producing MLEHGGRLRLAASEWGIAVESWLDLSTGINPDSWPVPPIPPHLWQRLPEDDDGLLVAAQHYYQAPHILPVAGSQAALQALPALRAPGRVGMFFPSYAEHAHAWEKAGHTVVPLTADAMQLDDIDVLLLIHPNNPTGTRYDSAQLLDWHSQLAARGGWLVADEAYIDVDPMHSLTPYTNRSGLIVMRSLGKFFGLAGARVGFVMAQAELLQRLQAELGPWTIAHPARWLAIQALQDSAWQAYSRAQLGQSTERLAGLLQQHKLAVHGRTALFHWLITPHAARLYQHLAQCGILTRLFTEPVSLRIGLPGTEADWQRLEQGLSTWQR